Proteins from a single region of Microbacterium sp. zg-Y818:
- a CDS encoding M20/M25/M40 family metallo-hydrolase, protein MDVLDLTRELVAIDSQNPGPQESEIVNYVARWAKERGFDAQILEPVTGRPNLVVAVDRGGFGHLGLSGHLDTKPIGDAASEWKTSPLELTVAGDEAFGLGSTDMKGGVAAMMLALEDFASDRGGAAAAGRLSLVLTADEEQGSDAGAKALAADGLLPDLDAIVIGEPSGIIDPWEAVYLVSRGICCFHIDVLARQGHSGLSHTLGRNATLHAADLLHAFETFRPTVDTPGEVGCAPTVNPGMFISGGVSFGTWPGQCRVSMEVRLVPGMSQQTLHSEVDALVRATLPADVDYRISYLGSGQGWMPAVELSPKTVVARAAQLATKSVLGRSVPFAAFPGGTDATYFMGQGGIPTIASLGPGWISVAHGANEKVGVSQLYQAHRLYGTLVETYFDLRRKELA, encoded by the coding sequence ATGGACGTGCTCGATCTCACCCGCGAACTGGTCGCTATCGACTCCCAGAATCCCGGCCCGCAGGAGTCGGAAATAGTCAACTATGTCGCGCGCTGGGCCAAAGAGCGCGGATTTGACGCCCAGATCCTGGAACCCGTCACCGGCCGCCCCAACCTCGTCGTCGCGGTCGACCGCGGCGGGTTCGGCCATCTCGGCCTGTCCGGTCACCTTGACACGAAGCCCATCGGGGACGCTGCATCGGAGTGGAAGACCTCCCCGCTCGAGTTGACTGTTGCCGGTGACGAGGCCTTCGGGCTCGGCAGCACGGATATGAAGGGTGGGGTGGCGGCGATGATGCTGGCGCTCGAAGACTTCGCGTCAGATAGGGGTGGGGCTGCGGCCGCTGGTCGGCTATCCCTCGTCCTTACAGCCGACGAGGAACAGGGCTCCGACGCGGGTGCTAAGGCCCTCGCTGCCGACGGACTGCTGCCCGACCTCGACGCCATCGTGATCGGGGAGCCGAGCGGCATCATTGATCCTTGGGAGGCCGTGTACCTGGTGTCGCGTGGTATCTGCTGCTTCCACATCGATGTGCTCGCGCGCCAGGGCCACAGTGGGCTCTCGCACACACTCGGCCGCAACGCCACTCTGCACGCCGCTGACCTCCTGCATGCCTTCGAGACCTTCCGGCCCACCGTTGACACGCCCGGAGAGGTGGGTTGCGCGCCGACGGTCAACCCCGGCATGTTCATCAGTGGCGGAGTGAGTTTCGGAACCTGGCCCGGGCAGTGCCGCGTAAGCATGGAGGTGCGCCTCGTTCCCGGCATGAGCCAGCAGACGCTCCACTCTGAAGTCGACGCGCTCGTACGGGCAACACTCCCCGCCGATGTCGACTACCGGATCAGCTATCTCGGCAGCGGTCAGGGCTGGATGCCCGCGGTCGAGCTGTCGCCCAAGACGGTGGTCGCGCGGGCCGCGCAGTTGGCTACCAAGTCCGTCCTTGGGCGGAGCGTTCCGTTCGCCGCGTTTCCGGGCGGCACAGACGCCACCTACTTCATGGGACAGGGCGGCATTCCCACCATCGCGAGCCTGGGCCCCGGATGGATCAGCGTCGCGCACGGCGCGAACGAGAAGGTCGGTGTCTCTCAGCTCTACCAAGCACATCGGCTCTACGGCACCCTCGTTGAGACCTATTTCGACCTCCGCAGGAAGGAACTCGCATGA
- a CDS encoding GntR family transcriptional regulator produces MVQPKYLEILDALRSRSSGLPIGARLAPERALAEEFGVSVMTVRRSLGQLAAEGWVKKIPGSGTYVSRPTVSMGPALTSFTQDMRQRGFTPSSQVMRSETITPDVETIGVLDLRPGESAVLVERLRYADNEPMCHEVSVFRPQFAPLLLGVDLSGSVHERLATKGFTPMSTERVVRAVLASNRECELLQLPRGYPALEIVDTFFDTLGRPIQHVRSRYRFDRYEVRTDINRG; encoded by the coding sequence ATGGTCCAACCCAAGTACTTGGAGATCCTCGATGCGCTCCGTAGTCGCTCTTCCGGGCTGCCCATCGGCGCGAGGCTCGCTCCGGAGCGGGCTCTCGCGGAGGAGTTCGGAGTGAGTGTGATGACCGTGCGCCGCTCGCTCGGTCAGCTCGCCGCAGAGGGCTGGGTCAAGAAAATCCCCGGCAGCGGGACATACGTGAGCCGCCCCACGGTGTCGATGGGCCCGGCGCTGACCTCGTTCACGCAGGACATGCGGCAGCGCGGCTTCACGCCCAGTTCGCAGGTGATGCGGAGCGAGACCATCACCCCCGATGTGGAGACCATCGGGGTGCTCGACCTGCGGCCGGGCGAGTCCGCGGTGCTGGTTGAGCGGCTTCGGTACGCCGATAACGAGCCCATGTGCCATGAGGTGAGCGTGTTCCGGCCCCAGTTCGCGCCGCTGCTGTTGGGAGTGGACCTCTCCGGGTCGGTCCACGAGCGGCTCGCAACGAAAGGCTTCACGCCCATGTCGACCGAGCGGGTGGTCCGGGCGGTGCTCGCGTCGAATCGTGAGTGCGAGTTGTTGCAGTTGCCGCGGGGGTACCCCGCGCTCGAGATCGTCGACACCTTCTTCGACACGCTCGGCCGACCCATCCAGCACGTCCGCTCGCGCTACCGTTTCGACCGCTATGAAGTGCGGACGGACATCAATCGCGGATGA
- a CDS encoding helix-turn-helix domain-containing protein translates to MMSTAMLEVVTPAPTDRAKVAQVLSFLDAHQSRGGAAPTPAFYLSGPNEHDRVELNEQLFRILKDVAGALSRGQSVSIIARDKEISTQQAADILGISRPTVVKLIGQGDLHATVPGEKRRKLRLADVLEYRDRLHQARNEFITESSAEFDDVDPADAAALAAKARRAR, encoded by the coding sequence ATGATGAGCACGGCAATGCTGGAGGTGGTCACACCAGCGCCCACGGACCGCGCGAAAGTGGCGCAAGTCCTCAGTTTCCTCGATGCCCACCAGTCTCGCGGAGGTGCCGCACCAACCCCCGCGTTCTATCTCAGCGGGCCGAACGAGCACGACCGCGTCGAGTTGAACGAACAGCTCTTCCGGATCCTCAAGGATGTCGCCGGAGCACTCAGCCGTGGTCAGTCCGTGAGCATCATCGCGCGCGACAAAGAGATCAGCACTCAGCAAGCCGCCGATATTCTGGGCATCAGCCGCCCCACCGTCGTCAAGCTGATCGGCCAGGGTGACCTCCACGCCACCGTGCCAGGAGAGAAACGCCGGAAGCTACGACTCGCGGACGTCCTCGAGTACCGGGACCGGCTACACCAGGCGCGGAATGAGTTCATCACCGAAAGCTCCGCCGAATTCGACGATGTCGACCCGGCCGACGCGGCGGCGCTTGCCGCGAAGGCACGCAGGGCGCGCTGA
- a CDS encoding PIN domain-containing protein: protein MYRAVLDTVVLVPGLQRDFLLQLAAEGAYTPLWGSGILHELDYVLEALHERRSVTSSAARRAHLLEQMQKAFPGALVEAPKNRQYSYDIDDPDDGHVVHASIIGNADALVTGDKRAGFEASTALEEAEVEVVDAATFAANCVSAHLDAGIGAVQAMSLRSQSPHRTPREILAELASRYDMREVEELLAPSFADSGPSSRQAET from the coding sequence GTGTACCGCGCCGTCCTCGACACTGTCGTCCTGGTACCCGGCCTGCAGCGCGACTTCCTTCTGCAGTTGGCAGCAGAAGGGGCATATACGCCGCTGTGGGGTAGCGGCATCCTGCACGAGCTCGACTATGTGCTCGAGGCTCTTCATGAAAGGCGTAGCGTAACCAGCAGCGCCGCACGCCGCGCTCACCTCCTGGAACAGATGCAGAAGGCGTTTCCCGGCGCCCTCGTCGAAGCACCCAAGAACCGCCAATACAGTTACGACATAGACGACCCTGACGACGGACACGTTGTCCACGCCTCGATCATCGGCAACGCCGACGCGCTCGTAACCGGAGACAAGCGCGCAGGGTTCGAGGCGAGCACCGCGCTCGAGGAAGCCGAGGTCGAAGTCGTCGACGCGGCCACATTCGCCGCCAACTGCGTATCCGCCCACTTGGACGCCGGCATTGGCGCAGTTCAGGCCATGTCCTTGCGCAGCCAGAGCCCCCACCGAACGCCGCGCGAAATCCTCGCGGAGCTCGCGAGTCGCTATGACATGCGTGAAGTCGAGGAGCTGCTCGCCCCGAGCTTTGCCGATTCCGGGCCAAGCTCTCGGCAAGCGGAGACCTAA
- a CDS encoding pyridoxal-phosphate dependent enzyme yields the protein MWEAIKAFRMAFHNLVGGRRMSGTMKAGTRGHRFACALCGDSDEAFRYDCPSCGGAIVLDANQVTAAELKQTAPGTRGPWRFPALLPCTETRISLGEGDTPLVALPVTDAGERPVFAKLESLNPSLSFKDRAMALGASAAVGLGMDGLVVASTGNAAVSASMYAAAAGLSCVVLVGSESNATKKLDACRVLGADVREIEGDYSAAYAHAKILEGAGWMNVSTTYRNPILAEGYRSLAFELIEQLGRAPSAVIVPIGAGPLLRGIERGFADAVAVGRVGRPPALIGVQAARVAPIHAAWQRRHGPRTATASSERGPTLATAIADRLVGYESHGDLTIAAVERTGGEIVAVEEPEIARATRQLAAIGVWVEPSAATALAALRKVTLPKSARRADVSDEPAAAGPVVLILTGHGAKAPALPPALTT from the coding sequence TTGTGGGAAGCGATCAAAGCTTTCAGAATGGCCTTCCATAATCTAGTCGGTGGAAGGCGCATGAGCGGAACAATGAAGGCTGGGACCCGCGGACACCGCTTTGCCTGCGCGCTCTGCGGAGACTCCGACGAAGCCTTTCGCTACGACTGCCCCAGCTGCGGCGGCGCGATCGTGCTCGACGCCAACCAGGTGACCGCTGCCGAGCTCAAGCAGACCGCACCGGGTACTCGTGGCCCGTGGCGATTCCCGGCGCTCCTGCCGTGCACCGAGACCCGCATCTCGCTCGGCGAAGGCGACACGCCGCTCGTGGCGTTGCCCGTCACCGACGCCGGCGAGCGGCCGGTATTCGCAAAGCTCGAATCACTCAACCCGTCCCTTTCGTTCAAGGACCGAGCGATGGCGCTCGGGGCATCCGCCGCCGTGGGGCTTGGGATGGACGGCCTCGTCGTCGCCTCCACGGGCAACGCAGCCGTCTCCGCGTCCATGTACGCCGCTGCGGCGGGGCTGTCGTGCGTCGTGCTGGTCGGGTCCGAGTCGAACGCGACCAAGAAACTCGACGCCTGTCGCGTCCTCGGCGCTGACGTCCGGGAAATCGAGGGCGACTACAGTGCGGCGTACGCACACGCCAAGATCCTCGAGGGCGCGGGATGGATGAACGTCTCGACGACGTACCGGAATCCGATACTCGCCGAGGGGTACCGGTCGCTCGCCTTCGAACTCATCGAGCAGCTCGGCCGGGCTCCGAGCGCCGTGATCGTGCCGATCGGAGCCGGCCCCCTCCTGCGCGGGATCGAACGAGGGTTCGCCGACGCCGTCGCTGTCGGTCGAGTGGGCCGTCCGCCCGCGCTGATCGGCGTGCAGGCCGCCCGGGTCGCGCCCATTCACGCCGCGTGGCAGCGGCGGCACGGCCCCAGGACCGCCACCGCGTCCAGCGAGCGCGGACCCACGCTCGCTACGGCCATCGCCGACCGGCTGGTCGGGTACGAATCTCACGGCGACCTCACCATCGCCGCGGTCGAACGCACCGGTGGCGAGATCGTCGCGGTCGAAGAACCAGAGATCGCTCGTGCCACCCGGCAGCTCGCCGCGATCGGCGTCTGGGTCGAGCCGTCCGCCGCCACGGCGCTCGCCGCACTCCGAAAGGTCACGTTGCCGAAGAGCGCTCGCAGGGCGGATGTGTCGGATGAGCCTGCAGCGGCCGGCCCAGTCGTGCTGATACTCACGGGCCACGGCGCCAAAGCGCCCGCCCTGCCGCCAGCTTTGACCACATGA
- a CDS encoding transposase, which yields MTLDLPDGYEHGTTRAYRHCRPACVACRAANTAAAAARPAAKLADGMPAETHGKPSGYTFWNCRCKRCKRAYRASNAVRTRATPPAPDLVAMPAEDHGTTRGYNRWRCKCGPCKAAGTRQRAERKEAKRAAYHGPVSIKRYRYRINPEPAVEEGLRRTLGSCRFVYNSYIALARSAHAVGAPHPDGYAAAKLLVTEARKAEATAWLTDVPSAVLRSAVSDAATAYENYFSSCRGARKGARIGAPKFRKRGHRQAARFPENAFSIRGGWQDTGPGGGRLRLSKIGDIRVNWHRPLPGYPSAATIIYEPDGTWWVSFIVRVPVDPPKTPTRQPRTAGIDLGTEDFAALVYDDGTREKVAAPKRYQKAEDSLRRADNNLSRKKPGSKNYEKARRARARAHRRVANLREDHARQLASKLTRENQAVCVETLNITGMVSSGHKKRNKSIHDAGWRQFLRFLEEACDRKGVTLVKAPRYLPSTQVCSICGVNSGPKPLEIRDWVCPGCGTHLDRDYNAAVNILVAGPATCGRDMSLRLAAAVPDEAESHRSEALVKASRRRKRVRRP from the coding sequence ATGACCCTGGATCTTCCCGACGGCTACGAGCACGGAACTACCCGTGCGTACCGGCACTGTCGTCCCGCGTGCGTTGCCTGTAGGGCGGCGAACACCGCGGCCGCAGCGGCGCGCCCTGCGGCAAAGCTCGCCGACGGAATGCCCGCCGAGACGCATGGAAAGCCGAGCGGCTACACGTTTTGGAACTGTCGTTGCAAGCGATGTAAGAGGGCGTACCGGGCATCCAACGCGGTACGGACTCGGGCGACTCCGCCCGCGCCCGATCTCGTCGCGATGCCAGCGGAGGATCACGGAACGACTCGCGGGTACAACCGCTGGCGGTGCAAATGCGGTCCCTGCAAGGCGGCAGGGACCCGTCAACGTGCTGAGCGGAAGGAAGCCAAGCGTGCCGCGTACCACGGTCCGGTTTCTATCAAGCGGTACCGCTACCGCATCAACCCCGAACCCGCCGTCGAAGAGGGGCTGCGCCGCACGCTCGGCTCATGCCGCTTCGTCTACAACTCCTACATCGCGCTCGCACGCTCTGCTCACGCGGTCGGCGCCCCGCACCCCGACGGCTACGCCGCCGCAAAGCTCCTTGTGACAGAGGCTCGGAAGGCGGAAGCTACAGCATGGCTGACCGACGTGCCCAGCGCGGTACTTCGCTCCGCGGTAAGCGACGCGGCGACAGCCTACGAGAACTACTTCTCGTCCTGCCGCGGTGCACGCAAAGGTGCGCGGATAGGTGCCCCGAAGTTCAGGAAGCGGGGACACCGTCAAGCCGCCCGGTTCCCGGAGAACGCGTTCAGTATCCGGGGCGGCTGGCAGGACACGGGACCAGGCGGCGGACGTCTTCGGCTCTCTAAGATCGGCGACATCCGGGTGAACTGGCACCGCCCGCTGCCGGGCTACCCCAGCGCGGCGACCATCATCTACGAACCGGACGGCACCTGGTGGGTCTCCTTCATTGTCCGTGTCCCCGTCGATCCGCCGAAGACGCCGACCCGTCAACCTCGGACCGCCGGCATCGACCTCGGCACGGAAGACTTCGCAGCCCTCGTCTACGACGACGGAACACGCGAGAAGGTCGCCGCACCCAAGCGCTACCAGAAGGCGGAGGACTCCCTCCGCCGTGCCGACAATAACCTCTCCCGGAAGAAACCCGGGAGCAAGAACTACGAGAAGGCACGCCGAGCCCGAGCTCGCGCGCACCGACGCGTAGCTAACCTCCGAGAAGACCATGCCCGTCAGCTGGCCTCGAAGCTCACCCGCGAGAACCAAGCGGTCTGCGTCGAGACGCTGAACATCACCGGCATGGTCTCCTCGGGACACAAGAAACGAAACAAGAGCATCCATGATGCGGGCTGGCGACAGTTCCTGCGGTTCCTCGAGGAGGCGTGCGACCGCAAGGGCGTCACCCTCGTCAAGGCGCCGCGGTACCTGCCGTCTACGCAGGTGTGCTCGATCTGCGGAGTCAACAGCGGTCCCAAGCCGCTCGAGATCCGCGACTGGGTCTGCCCCGGATGCGGCACCCACCTCGACCGCGACTACAACGCGGCCGTGAACATACTCGTCGCGGGGCCCGCGACCTGTGGACGGGACATGAGTCTTCGGCTTGCCGCAGCAGTCCCGGATGAAGCAGAAAGCCACCGATCCGAGGCGCTTGTGAAGGCGTCTCGCAGACGGAAGCGTGTTCGCCGACCCTAG
- a CDS encoding MBL fold metallo-hydrolase, giving the protein MTAVRLGEYVWLVGTADDRSPAFTSPYDGNQYLIWDGERGVLLDAGTGLGADSWFANVESVAAADAIYLVLISHYHGDHAGGAAAAAAHGWPVAAGEVTAAAIAAGDEAVTQVARARELGIYPPQFSLRAQASERILADGESIDVGTVRVTSLATPGHCDGHFVFLADGPAGLALFTGDVLFAGGLVSLQAIPDCRLDRYAESVMRLAELGIDQLFPGHGDPVLCEAHRDVTSAADSFARLIPPRNFLNP; this is encoded by the coding sequence ATGACCGCGGTCCGGCTGGGCGAGTACGTCTGGCTCGTCGGAACCGCAGACGATCGCAGCCCCGCCTTCACGAGCCCGTACGACGGTAACCAATACCTGATCTGGGACGGCGAGCGGGGTGTGCTGCTCGACGCCGGGACTGGGCTAGGCGCTGACTCCTGGTTCGCGAACGTCGAGTCCGTAGCCGCCGCTGACGCGATCTACCTCGTGCTCATCAGTCACTATCACGGCGATCACGCTGGTGGGGCGGCCGCGGCGGCCGCCCACGGTTGGCCGGTTGCGGCAGGCGAGGTCACCGCAGCCGCGATCGCCGCCGGCGACGAAGCTGTCACGCAGGTCGCGCGGGCTCGCGAACTCGGGATTTACCCGCCACAGTTCTCATTGCGGGCGCAGGCTTCCGAACGGATCCTGGCCGATGGTGAGAGCATCGACGTGGGGACCGTCCGGGTCACGAGCCTCGCCACGCCCGGTCATTGCGATGGACATTTTGTCTTCCTCGCCGACGGGCCGGCGGGGCTAGCGCTGTTCACGGGCGACGTTCTCTTCGCTGGCGGCCTCGTGAGCCTCCAAGCCATTCCAGACTGTCGGCTTGACCGGTACGCCGAGAGCGTCATGAGGCTCGCTGAACTCGGGATCGACCAGCTCTTTCCCGGTCACGGCGATCCGGTCCTGTGTGAGGCGCACCGGGACGTGACCTCGGCCGCAGACTCGTTCGCACGCCTCATCCCTCCGCGCAACTTCCTCAATCCGTGA
- a CDS encoding IclR family transcriptional regulator, whose product MTQHVDDPKRRGPEGLRAIDRATSILFELAAHPQALTLADLARETGLTLTTVHRMIGALREYRLTRETPDGRQALGPGTLILARGFLGGLDFRVEALPVLSELRDATDEACHLGTLANPHIVYVDKLDSTRSVGVVSRIGATAPAVTTAVGRAILAYSTPAVVDAVVESTASQLGRAMDRDDLDAELAHTRRAGFSRDLGEHEPWVTCLGAPVFDEQGAPVAAIGLSIPTERFDRERAAEWGALVRRSADRISEALGYRAEAPDMMEAE is encoded by the coding sequence ATGACCCAGCACGTAGACGATCCCAAACGGCGCGGGCCGGAGGGTCTACGGGCAATAGACCGTGCGACGAGCATCCTATTCGAGCTCGCGGCGCATCCTCAGGCCCTAACCCTCGCCGATCTCGCAAGGGAGACTGGGCTAACCCTCACCACCGTGCACCGCATGATCGGGGCCCTCCGGGAGTACCGACTCACGCGCGAGACCCCCGATGGCCGACAGGCGCTAGGGCCTGGAACTCTGATTCTCGCGCGCGGGTTTCTCGGCGGGCTCGACTTCCGGGTCGAGGCGCTTCCGGTCCTCTCCGAGCTCCGCGATGCGACGGACGAGGCCTGCCATCTCGGCACGCTAGCTAATCCGCACATCGTCTACGTCGACAAGCTCGACAGCACCCGGTCGGTCGGCGTCGTCTCGCGGATCGGGGCCACGGCGCCGGCGGTTACCACGGCGGTGGGCCGGGCGATCCTCGCCTACTCGACGCCTGCCGTCGTCGACGCGGTGGTCGAGTCCACAGCATCACAGCTCGGCCGAGCCATGGACCGGGACGACCTGGACGCCGAACTCGCACACACGCGCCGGGCCGGCTTCAGTCGCGACCTCGGCGAGCACGAGCCATGGGTGACGTGCCTCGGGGCGCCAGTTTTCGACGAGCAGGGCGCGCCGGTCGCGGCCATCGGTCTATCGATCCCGACCGAACGGTTCGATCGTGAGCGCGCCGCCGAGTGGGGCGCGCTCGTGCGCCGCAGCGCTGACCGCATCTCCGAGGCCCTGGGCTACCGCGCCGAGGCGCCCGACATGATGGAAGCAGAGTGA
- a CDS encoding extracellular solute-binding protein codes for MALGTAAVLALGACSGGGTDGPDAGGDQELVLWHMEGTPNRVAAFESLAEKYNETNPEYPVTVQVQDWDQVYTKVAGAAQSGKQPDILFAIPDFATYVRNLGLGQSVTDVVDSLENEYGLIDAAKAPYQDDDEYWAVPLYGMVQMLWYREDMLAAAGVEAPTTWSELVDAAAALTTDGTSGIALPAGKNLATDQVLYSLMVTGGGANFFTEDGQVDIDTPETVAAFDLYKELLQYSPTDSANYAWGEPQAALNSGAAAMAIEKGQYLAPFAEESGLDPSQLGCAPIPVADEGGEPGSIYYSNGAMVLSEDSAKQAAAGDFLEWLLEPDNYGDFLNAEPGLFLPVTSGGAELEQWRSNEVLTTYAECVDAMLKQSETGELFGFVDGQYIDAVGEISGQNFLAQAIQQMHVNGMSAEEATAWAQEQMQAAID; via the coding sequence GTGGCACTCGGAACGGCGGCCGTGCTCGCCCTCGGTGCGTGCTCAGGCGGCGGCACCGACGGGCCCGACGCCGGCGGCGACCAGGAACTCGTCCTCTGGCACATGGAAGGCACGCCTAACCGTGTGGCAGCCTTCGAGTCGCTTGCCGAGAAGTACAACGAGACCAACCCGGAGTACCCGGTCACTGTGCAGGTGCAGGACTGGGACCAGGTCTATACGAAGGTCGCTGGTGCGGCGCAGTCGGGCAAGCAGCCCGACATCCTCTTCGCCATCCCCGACTTCGCTACCTACGTGCGCAACCTCGGTCTCGGCCAGTCGGTCACGGACGTGGTCGACTCGCTCGAGAACGAGTACGGGCTGATCGACGCAGCCAAGGCGCCTTATCAGGATGACGACGAGTACTGGGCGGTGCCGCTGTACGGCATGGTGCAGATGCTCTGGTACCGCGAGGACATGCTCGCGGCCGCGGGGGTTGAGGCGCCCACCACGTGGAGCGAGCTCGTCGACGCCGCTGCGGCGCTGACCACGGATGGCACGAGCGGCATTGCCCTTCCTGCCGGGAAGAACCTCGCCACAGATCAGGTGCTCTATAGCCTCATGGTCACGGGAGGTGGCGCCAACTTCTTCACCGAGGACGGTCAGGTCGATATTGACACGCCCGAGACCGTAGCCGCGTTCGATCTGTACAAGGAGCTGCTTCAGTACTCCCCCACTGACTCCGCGAATTACGCGTGGGGCGAGCCACAGGCGGCCCTGAACAGCGGCGCGGCCGCCATGGCGATCGAGAAGGGGCAGTACCTCGCCCCGTTCGCCGAGGAATCCGGCCTCGACCCGTCGCAGCTTGGCTGCGCGCCGATTCCGGTGGCGGACGAGGGCGGGGAGCCGGGAAGCATCTACTACTCCAATGGCGCCATGGTGTTGAGCGAGGACTCGGCCAAGCAGGCTGCTGCTGGTGACTTCCTCGAATGGCTACTCGAGCCCGACAACTACGGCGACTTCCTGAACGCCGAGCCGGGCCTCTTCCTCCCCGTCACGAGCGGTGGCGCGGAACTTGAGCAGTGGCGCTCCAACGAGGTCCTGACGACCTACGCCGAGTGCGTCGACGCGATGTTGAAGCAGTCCGAGACCGGCGAGTTGTTCGGCTTCGTCGACGGCCAGTACATCGACGCTGTCGGCGAGATCTCAGGCCAGAACTTCCTTGCGCAAGCCATTCAGCAGATGCATGTCAACGGCATGAGCGCCGAAGAAGCTACAGCCTGGGCGCAGGAGCAGATGCAGGCAGCGATCGACTGA
- a CDS encoding Gfo/Idh/MocA family oxidoreductase, producing the protein MTSPFRIAIAGAGRFGSLHARAWSEAGAQVVAAVDTDPERARVLAFAHGSDRHGTDLGEVLRGGEVGAVVVATDEASHTRLTDQAIEHGCHVFVEKPFSLSSTEAARSIAAAEAAGLHIIAGHVSRFAQPYAYMREALDAGRLGDLWSIRLRRDFTRGWLADFGHRVHPVWESCIHDIDLAIYFTGECPESVYALQVVDPDTDAPASMTALLRFPSGRTATIESAWSIPDRGPQSLAGALALDGTIAGEAELIGANGTVRQRLISDALVEWNERGVFTPDLSLWPERNGRIGGALSAEIEHALAVFSSGAENTRMPHRESLWSVATAEAMIGSLERGAPEAVITD; encoded by the coding sequence ATGACCTCGCCCTTTCGCATTGCCATCGCCGGCGCGGGCCGGTTCGGCTCGCTGCACGCGCGGGCCTGGAGCGAGGCCGGCGCACAGGTCGTGGCCGCGGTCGACACGGACCCCGAGCGGGCCCGTGTCCTCGCATTTGCGCACGGCTCGGACCGGCACGGTACCGACCTCGGAGAGGTGCTGCGGGGCGGCGAAGTGGGCGCCGTCGTCGTGGCCACCGACGAGGCGTCGCACACCCGCCTCACGGACCAGGCGATCGAGCACGGCTGCCACGTGTTTGTCGAGAAGCCTTTCTCGCTTAGCAGCACGGAGGCGGCACGGAGCATTGCCGCCGCGGAGGCCGCAGGGCTTCACATCATCGCAGGGCACGTCTCCCGCTTTGCGCAACCCTACGCGTACATGCGCGAGGCGCTTGATGCCGGGCGACTCGGCGATCTGTGGAGCATACGCTTGCGCCGCGACTTCACACGCGGCTGGCTGGCGGACTTCGGACACCGAGTCCACCCGGTTTGGGAATCGTGTATTCACGACATCGACCTCGCCATCTACTTCACGGGCGAGTGCCCGGAATCGGTCTACGCCCTGCAGGTCGTCGACCCCGACACCGACGCGCCGGCTTCGATGACGGCGCTGCTCCGGTTCCCGTCGGGGCGGACGGCGACCATCGAGTCCGCTTGGAGCATTCCCGATAGGGGACCGCAGTCGCTCGCAGGCGCGTTGGCACTCGACGGGACGATCGCGGGTGAGGCCGAACTCATCGGGGCGAACGGGACCGTCAGGCAGCGCCTGATCAGCGACGCACTCGTCGAATGGAACGAGCGCGGCGTCTTCACGCCGGACCTCTCACTCTGGCCGGAGCGCAACGGCCGCATCGGAGGAGCCCTTAGCGCGGAGATCGAGCACGCGCTCGCGGTCTTCTCCAGCGGGGCAGAGAATACCCGGATGCCCCACCGGGAGTCGCTCTGGAGCGTGGCGACAGCCGAGGCCATGATCGGGTCCCTCGAGCGCGGCGCGCCCGAGGCCGTGATCACGGATTGA
- a CDS encoding RidA family protein, with protein MTRIAHTSDILPNPAGPYSHVIDCGSFVVTAGFGPQDPATGLVPESIEAQTEQVISNVETALGLVGLTLADVVKSTVHLQHLDRDFAAYNAVYERRFPAPYPVRTTVGSTLANILVEIDVMAVRPPSAQLPLSIEDGAVGQGPS; from the coding sequence ATGACCCGCATCGCCCACACCAGTGACATCCTTCCGAATCCGGCAGGGCCATACAGTCACGTGATCGACTGCGGATCCTTCGTGGTCACTGCTGGCTTCGGTCCGCAAGACCCGGCGACGGGGCTCGTTCCTGAGAGCATCGAGGCGCAGACCGAACAGGTCATCAGCAACGTCGAGACAGCACTCGGGCTCGTCGGGCTCACACTCGCGGACGTCGTCAAGTCGACCGTGCACTTGCAGCACCTCGACCGCGATTTCGCCGCATACAACGCTGTTTACGAGCGACGCTTCCCTGCGCCGTACCCGGTACGCACCACGGTCGGCAGCACGCTTGCGAACATCCTGGTCGAGATCGACGTCATGGCGGTCCGCCCGCCGTCGGCGCAGCTGCCGCTCTCTATCGAGGACGGAGCGGTCGGGCAAGGGCCATCATGA